A DNA window from Camelina sativa cultivar DH55 chromosome 13, Cs, whole genome shotgun sequence contains the following coding sequences:
- the LOC104736305 gene encoding uncharacterized protein LOC104736305 isoform X1: protein MSLPVYLSHSRLRLLPVVFSSLVWISESKRDHYKMAPSRNIIVATGLAVFASAGLAFPFYMASSKKPVIDPTKPLPPQATFRGPYINTGSRDVGPDHRTYPKK, encoded by the exons ATGTCTCTCCCTGTCTATCTTTCTCATAGTCGTCTGAGACTGCTTCCAGTTGTGTTCTCTTCTTTAGTTTGGATTTCAGAGTCAAAACGAGATCATTACAAAATGGCGCCATCACGTAACATCATTGTAGCCACCGGTCTGGCTGTTTTCGCGTCTGCAGGGTTAGCGTTCCCCTTTTACATGGC ATCATCGAAAAAACCAGTAATTGATCCTACAAAACCATTACCTCCTCAAGCAACTTTTAGAGGACCTTACATCAACACAGGTTCACGCGATGTTGGTCCTGACCATCGAACTTATCCAAAGAAATGA
- the LOC104736305 gene encoding uncharacterized protein LOC104736305 isoform X2, giving the protein MAPSRNIIVATGLAVFASAGLAFPFYMASSKKPVIDPTKPLPPQATFRGPYINTGSRDVGPDHRTYPKK; this is encoded by the exons ATGGCGCCATCACGTAACATCATTGTAGCCACCGGTCTGGCTGTTTTCGCGTCTGCAGGGTTAGCGTTCCCCTTTTACATGGC ATCATCGAAAAAACCAGTAATTGATCCTACAAAACCATTACCTCCTCAAGCAACTTTTAGAGGACCTTACATCAACACAGGTTCACGCGATGTTGGTCCTGACCATCGAACTTATCCAAAGAAATGA
- the LOC104736306 gene encoding histone H2B.10: MAKADKKPAEKKPAEKAPATETAAAAEKKPKAGKKLPKEPAVAGDKKMKKRSKKNVETYKIYIFKVLKQVHPDIGISSKAMGIMNSFINDIFEKLAGESSKLARYNKKPTITSREIQTAVRLVLPGELAKHAVSEGTKAVTKFTSS, translated from the coding sequence ATGGCCAAGGCAGATAAGAAACCAGCAGAGAAGAAACCGGCGGAGAAAGCTCCGGCGACCGAAACTGCGGCGGCGgcagagaagaaaccaaaagccGGCAAGAAACTCCCCAAGGAGCCAGCCGTCGCCGGggacaagaagatgaagaagagatcgaagaagaacGTGGAGACATACAAGATCTACATATTCAAGGTGCTGAAACAAGTCCACCCAGATATCGGGATCTCGAGCAAAGCCATGGGGATCATGAACAGTTTCATCAACGATATCTTCGAGAAGCTTGCTGGTGAGTCTTCAAAGCTTGCGAGGTACAACAAGAAGCCGACGATTACTTCTCGGGAGATTCAGACGGCGGTGAGACTTGTGTTGCCTGGAGAGTTGGCGAAACATGCTGTTTCTGAAGGGACTAAGGCGGTTACCAAGTTTACCAGTTCTTAG
- the LOC104736307 gene encoding protein SENSITIVE TO PROTON RHIZOTOXICITY 1-like has translation MTNQDEHITNKGEGSMSSFSGTTTSSSKQIYLNPVTAAGTKSLEEDDVSLSLIYNLSTLQDKAHQIQSLVSFYMISINHINQSSGSTSLAVANIGSLIQEIITAASSMLFACQQLHIGSNNDNDIHNDQTADAMVLDFSRQETDPSRDFVQESTNLFGVQERGQISFPDQNHNWYGTETINPKKEHHHSKPRPGNYEILELDVADLLAKYTHYCQICGKGFKRDANLRMHMRAHGDEYKTREALISPTSQDKKGDYSLKKHYYSCPQQGCRWNQRHEKFQPLKSVICAKNHYKRSHCPKMYMCRRCSVKHFSVLSDLRTHEKHCGDIKWVCSCGTKFSRKDKLMSHVSLFLGHVPAHGSSQPPTITLR, from the coding sequence ATGACGAATCAAGACGAGCATATTACAAATAAAGGTGAAGGGTCAATGTCTAGCTTCTCAGGGACGACCACTAGTTCCTCAAAACAAATATACCTTAATCCCGTGACGGCGGCCGGGACGAAATCATTGGAAGAGGACGACGTTTCACTCTCTCTTATATACAATCTCTCTACCTTACAAGACAAAGCCCATCAGATCCAATCTCTAGTCAGCTTCTACATGATCTCTATTAATCACATTAACCAATCATCGGGGTCAACGTCTTTGGCCGTTGCTAACATCGGAAGTTTAATTCAAGAGATCATCACGGCTGCATCTTCCATGTTGTTCGCTTGCCAACAACTTCACATCGGATCTAACAACGACAATGATATCCATAACGATCAAACCGCAGATGcaatggttttggatttttctcgACAAGAAACGGACCCGAGTCGTGATTTTGTGCAAGAGTCGACAAACCTTTTTGGTGTCCAAGAAAGAGGGCAGATCTCGTTTCCCGACCAAAATCATAACTGGTATGGCACGgaaaccataaaccctaaaaaagaaCATCATCATTCAAAACCAAGACCCGGTAACTACGAGATATTGGAACTAGACGTAGCGGATCTATTAGCGAAATACACACATTACTGTCAGATTTGTGGGAAAGGGTTTAAGAGAGACGCGAATCTAAGGATGCACATGAGAGCGCACGGGGACGAGTACAAGACACGTGAGGCGTTGATCAGCCCAACGAGCCAAGACAAGAAAGGAGATTACTCGTTAAAGAAACATTACTACTCGTGCCCTCAACAAGGGTGTAGATGGAACCAGAGGCACGAGAAGTTTCAGCCGTTGAAATCTGTGATTTGCGCCAAGAATCATTACAAGAGGAGCCATTGTCCTAAAATGTATATGTGCAGGAGGTGCAGTGTGAAGCATTTTTCGGTTCTGTCTGATCTTAGGACGCACGAGAAGCATTGTGGGGATATAAAGTGGGTTTGTTCTTGTGGGACTAAATTTTCTAGGAAAGACAAGCTTATGAGCCACGTTTCTTTGTTCTTGGGCCACGTACCGGCACATGGGTCATCCCAGCCGCCAACAATCACCTTAAGGTAA
- the LOC104738112 gene encoding cation/H(+) antiporter 3-like, with the protein MEDFGDNKMLYLRDTWRQGTMICDVVPLNPSSNGVWPEQKFSDPNINVHFWSYTFPHLQMIFLIISFLWQFLHFFLQRLGMIRFTSHMLTGVLLSKTFLKENSAARRFFSTEDYKEIVFSLTAACSYMMFWFLMGVKMDMSLVRTTGRKAITIGLSSVLLSTLVCSVIFFGNLRDVGTKKSDNTLNSLEYVVIYSIQCLSSFPVVGNLLFELKLQNSELGRLAISSAVVSDFSTSVLASALIFMKELKDDQTRLGSVFIGDVIVGDRPLKRAGIVVLFVCVAIYVFRPLMFYIIKQTPSGRPVKPIYLTTIIVMVSGSAILSNWCKQSIFMGPFILGLAVPHGPPLGSAIVEKFESAIFGTFIPFFIASSSTEIDITALFHWKDLKGIILIILISFVVKFIFTTVPALFYRMPMEDCFALSLIMSFKGIFELGAYALAFQRGSVRPETFTVACLYIMLNSAIIPPILRYLYNPARMYAGYEKRNMQHLKPNSELRILSCIYRTDDIRPMINLLEATCPSRESPVATYVLHLLELVGQAHPIFISHKLQTLKTEETSYSNNVLVSFEKFRKEFYGSVFVSIFTAISMPDTMHGDICMLALNNTTSLILLPFHQTWSADRSAIISNSSMIMNLNKSVLDAAPCSVGIFVYRSSVGRRTINDAVSNLSTYNVCMVFLGGKDDREAVTLAARMARDPRITVTIVRMITTDENAREKSEWDKMLDDELLRDVKSNTLVEIFYSEKAIEDASETSGFLKSLSNDFDMFIVGRGKGRTSVFTEGLEEWSECKELGVVGDLLTSHDINGQASVLVIQQQQLMI; encoded by the exons ATGGAGGACTTTGGAGATAATAAGATGCTTTACCTGAGAGACACATGGAGACAAGGAACCATGATTTGTGACGTCGTACCTCTCAACCCTAGCTCCAATGGTGTTTGGCCTGAACAAAAATTCTCAGATCCTAACATCAATGTTCATTTCTGGAGTTACACGTTTCCACACTTGCAGATGATATTTCTCATCATTTCTTTCCTTTGGCAATTCTTGCATTTCTTCCTCCAACGTCTCGGCATGATCCGTTTCACTTCTCATATGCTT ACTGGTGTTCTTTTAAGCAAGACTTTCCTAAAGGAGAATTCAGCGGCGAGACGATTTTTTTCTACAGAAGATTACAAAGAGATTGTGTTTAGTCTCACAGCTGCTTGCTCTTACATGATGTTTTGGTTCTTGATGGGAGTTAAAATGGACATGAGTTTGGTCCGAACCACGGGGAGAAAAGCTATCACCATTGGGCTCTCCTCTGTTTTACTATCCACGTTGGTTTGTTCCGTTATCTTTTTTGGAAACTTAAGGGACGTAGGAACGAAAAAATCAGACAATACTCTTAATTCATTGGAGTATGTTGTGATTTATTCAATCCAATGCCTTTCGTCTTTCCCTGTCGTTGGAAACCTTCTTTTTGAGCTCAAGCTACAGAACTCAGAGCTCGGTCGTCTAGCGATATCTTCTGCTGTGGTTAGTGATTTCAGCACCTCGGTTCTTGCTTCCGCTCTCATCTTCATGAAGGAGCTCAAGGACGACCAAACACGGCTCGGGAGTGTGTTTATAGGAGATGTTATTGTAGGGGACCGTCCTTTGAAGAGAGCAGGGATAGTGGTTCTCTTTGTTTGTGTTGCAATCTACGTTTTCAGACCGTTGATGTTCTACATTATTAAACAAACGCCTTCTGGTCGTCCCGTAAAGCCAATATACTTAACTACAATCATTGTTATGGTCTCTGGTTCAGCCATTCTTTCCAACTGGTGCAAGCAATCTAttttcatgggacctttcatCTTAGGTCTTGCTGTTCCTCATGGCCCTCCTTTAGGTTCTGCAATCGTTGAGAAGTTTGAGTCGGCTATATTCGGCACTTTTATTCCCTTCttcattgcttcttcttccacgGAGATTGATATCACGGCTTTGTTTCATTGGAAAGACCTCAAAGGTATTATACTCATTATCTTAATATCTTTCGTCGTCAAATTCATCTTCACTACGGTTCCTGCTTTGTTCTACCGTATGCCAATGGAAGACTGCTTCGCTCTATCTCTTATCATGTCTTTTAAAGGCATCTTCGAGCTCGGTGCCTACGCCTTAGCCTTCCAAAGAGGG TCTGTTCGTCCCGAGACCTTCACTGTCGCGTGTCTTTACATAATGTTGAACTCCGCAATCATACCTCCGATCTTGCGGTACTTGTATAATCCTGCGAGGATGTACGCAGGGTACGAGAAGCGGAATATGCAGCACCTGAAACCAAACTCTGAACTAAGGATTCTGTCTTGCATTTACAGAACAGATGATATACGTCCAATGATCAATCTTCTTGAAGCTACTTGCCCGTCACGGGAATCTCCTGTTGCAACCTATGTCCTCCACTTGTTGGAGCTCGTAGGGCAAGCCCATCCAATCTTCATTTCCCACAAATTGCAAACTCTCAAAACAGAGGAGACGTCTTATTCAAACAACGTACTTGTCTCCTTTGAAAAATTCCGCAAAGAGTTCTACGGATCGGTCTTTGTAAGCATCTTCACGGCTATATCTATGCCCGATACGATGCATGGAGACATTTGTATGCTTGCTCTCAACAACACTACTTCTCTCATACTTCTTCCTTTTCACCAGACTTGGTCCGCTGACAGATCCGCTATCATCTCAAACAGTAGCATGATCATGAACCTTAATAAGAGCGTTCTTGACGCTGCACCATGTTCTGTCGGAATCTTTGTGTACCGAAGCAGTGTTGGACGAAGAACCATTAATGACGCTGTTTCAAACTTATCAACATACAATGTCTGTATGGTCTTCCTAGGCGGTAAAGACGATAGAGAAGCAGTGACACTTGCAGCACGAATGGCTCGAGACCCTAGAATCACTGTAACCATTGTCCGAATGATCACTACCGATGAGAACGCACGAGAAAAATCAGAATGGGATAAAATGCTTGACGATGAACTTCTTAGAGATGTGAAGAGCAACACATTAGTAGAAATTTTCTACTCGGAGAAGGCAATTGAAGATGCGTCTGAGACATCTGGTTTCTTGAAATCGCTTTCAAACGATTTTGATATGTTCATAGTGGGAAGAGGGAAAGGAAGGACGAGTGTGTTCACAGAAGGGCTTGAGGAATGGAGTGAGTGTAAGGAGCTTGGTGTTGTTGGTGATCTATTGACTTCACATGATATTAATGGCCAAGCTTCTGTTTTGGtaatacaacaacaacagcttATGATTTAG